Part of the Vigna angularis cultivar LongXiaoDou No.4 chromosome 1, ASM1680809v1, whole genome shotgun sequence genome, GCAGTATAAAATTTTCTGAGTGTGTGAGGAACAAAAGCGTTCTCACCTTAACAAAATTTTTGAGTCTatttgagaaagagagagatggCCACAAATTACAATATTGTTTGGTCTGGTCCCAAATTAGATGACAAAATGGATTACAATTATTGGGAATTGTTGATGTCCACCCATTTGAAAGCTCACAACATTTGGAGCTTTATTGAACCAGGCTTACAAGAACAAGCTAATGCAGAAAATCAAAGGAAGGGGCAGTTGGCGCTATCACAAATTCAACAAGGAATAGATTATTCAATTTTTGGCAAAATTGCAAATTGCAAGACTGCCAAAGATGCGTGGGATACATTGAAGTTATCATACAAAGGAGTAGAGAAAGCTCAAAAATCCAAACTGCAGTCCTTGCGAAGAGAATATGAAAGGTATGATATGTCTAGTTCAGAAACTGttcaacaatatttttcacGTATCACAGATCTTGTCAATAAGATGAGAGTATATGGAGAAGATATTTCTGAAAGCAAGGTGGTTGAAAAAATTCTACGCACCATGCCGATGAAGTTTGATCATGTGGTGACTACAATAATAGAGTCTCACGACACAGACACCATGACAGTTGCAGAATTGCAAGGAAGCATTGAAAGCCATGTGAGCAGAATATTGGAGAAAACAGAAAAAGGAGCCGAAGCATTGAAAAGTCAAGTGAATTTCAATAAAGTTGCGGAGTCCAATCAAGAAGTAGAAAGTAGAGGTCGTGATAATTTCAATAATAGAGGAAGAGGAAATTTCAGAAGTAGAGGTTGTGGAAATTTAAGAGGTAGAGGTCGTGATAATTTTAATCACTGGAGAAACAACAAATTCAGACCAAACAATCAAGGAAGAGATGGAGATAGTTTTGTACCTGCCCAtcgaggaagaggaagaggtggCTATCAAGAAAGAAGTAATGTTAATTGCTTCCACTGTGGAAAATATGGCCACAGAGTAGCAAATTGCAAATTCCGACAGCAAGCAAACATTGCAGAAAATCAGTACCAGGATATTGGTGAGAATTCTAATAACCCACAAAGTTTATTTTTGACAAGCAATAACTTCTCAGAAGATGAAAATATCTGGTACTTAGATACTGGGTGTAGTAATCATATGTGTGGAAAAAAGGAATTGTTTTCTTTGCTAGATGAAACAGTTACTTCAACTGTTAAGTTTGGCAACAACAGCGATATTCCAATTTTGGGAAAAGGCCAAATAATGATTAGATTGAAAGATGGTTCACAGAATTTCATTTCTGATGTTTTTTTATGCTCCTGGTCTTCATCATAATTTATTAAGCATGGGACAACTATCAGAAAAAGGATACAACATGCAGATTCATCATGGGAACTGCACATTGATTGACAAGAGTGGGAGATTTATAGCCAAGGTAAAAATGACTCCGAATCGCCTATTCCCTTTGAAAATTCAACATGAAAAATATCCTTGTTTGAGTTCTATCATACCAAATGATGATTGGTTGTGGCATATGCGCTTCGGACACTTTCATTTTTCTGGATTAAATTATCTGTCAAAGAAAGAATATGTTTCTGGTTTGCCTGTTATAAATATTCCCAAGAGTGTGTGTGAGACTTGCCAATTGGGAAAGAAACACAGAGAATCATTTCCTACAGGAAAGTCATGGAGAGCAAGAAAGCCACTGGAGATTGTTCATTCAGATTTATGCACAGTTGAAATTCCAACACATGGTGGTAGTAAGTATTTtattacctttattgatgatttcaGTAGAAAAACATGGGTATATTTTTTGAAGCAGAAATCAAATGCTTGTGATGCCTTTAAGTCATTTAAGGCATTTGTGGAGAAACAAAGTGGCTGCAAGATTAAAGCATTGAGAACAGACAGAGGTCAAGAATACCTTGTCTGTGCAGATTATTTTGAGCAACATGGAATACATCATCAACTAACAACCAGATacactcctcaacaaaatggagttgccGAAAGAAAGAACAGGACCATCATGGATATGGTAAGGTGCATGTTAAAAGCAAAACAATTGCCTAGAGAGTTTTGGGCAGAAGCTGTTGCTACTGCTGTGTATATCCTGAACAGATGTCCAACAAAGAGTGTTTGTGAGAAAACACCAGAAGAAGCCTGGAGTGGAAGGAGACCATCAATTCGACATCTCAAAGTTTTTGGGTGTATAGCTTACGCCCATGTACCAGATCAGCTAAGGAAGAAGCTCGATGATAAAGGAGAAAAATGTGTGTTCATTGGCTACTGCACAAATTCAAAGGCATACAGGCTCTACAATCCGGAGACAAAGAAGGTAATTATCAGCAGAGATGTGACCTTTGATGAAGAAGGAATGTGGGATTGGCTATCCAAATCCCAAAATAAGCCTACAATAATTCTAGAAAATTATGAAGAGGAGAATGGACATGTAGATTCAACACCTGATGAGCCAGAAACATCAAGCAGACCACAGAGGCAAAGGAGACTACCAGCCAGATTAGAGGATTATGTTGTGGGTAATGACAATGACTCATTTAATGAAGAAATTATCAATTTTGCCTTATTTGCAGATTGCGAGCCTATATCATTTGAAGAAGCATCAAATAATCAACATTGGAGAAAAGCAATGGATGAAGAAATTCATTCCATTGAGAAGAATCAAACATGGGAGCTGACAGACTTACCAGCAAACAAAAGGCCAATTGGAGTGAAGTGGGTGTACAAAACTAAGTACAAGCCCAGCGGAGAAATTGATCGTTTCAAAGCAAGGTTGGTAGCAAAAGGGTACAAACAAAAGCCAGGAATTGACTATTTTGAGGTATTTGCTCATGTAGCAAGATTAGATACAATTCGTATGCTCATCTCTCTATCAGCtcaaaataattggaaaattcatcaaatggatgttaaatcTGCTTTTCTGAATGGTACTTTGGAAGAAGAAGTATATGTTGAGCAGCCTGGAGGATATGAagttaaaggaaaagaaaataaagtctACAGATTGAAGAAAGCATTATACGGCTTGAAGCAGGCACCCAGAGCATGGTACAAAAGGATTGATTCCTATTTTTTACAACATGGATTTCAGAGATGTCCATTTGAGCACactttatatattaaagttgtTGATCCAGATGATATTATTATAGTATGCCTTTATGTTGATGATCTAATCTTTACTGGCAATAATCCAAAGATGATTGCAGAATTCAGGGAGGCCATGGTTCAATGTTTTGAGATGACAGATTTGGGTCTAATGTCATATTTTCTTGGCATTGAGGTGGATCAGCAGAATGATGGAATTCTTATATCTCAAAAGAAGTATGCTACAGACACtttgaagaaattgaaaatggaGTATTCAAAGCCAATCTCAATACCTGTTGAGGAAAAGTTGAAATTGAAAAGAGATAGTGATGAAAGAAGGGTTGATTCAACATACTACAAAAGTTTGATTGGAAGTCTGAGATACTTAACTGCCACTAGACCAGATATTGTATTTGGAGTAGGATTGCTCAGTAGATTCATGGAAGAGCCACGTGCAAGTCATTTACAAGGAGCAAAAAGAATTCTCAGATACATCAAGGGTACTCTAACTGAGggaattttttattctaataattcTAATGTAAAGCTGGTTGGATACACAGATAGTGACTGGGCAGGAGATATTGAAACAAGGAAAAGCACGTCGGGGTACACGTTTCATCTAGGCACTGGAGTTGTATCATGGTCCTCAAAGAAGCAGCCAACAATTGCACTCTCAACAGCCGAAGCAGAATATATAGCTGTAACAAGTTGTGCTACACAAGCAATATGGATGAGAAGGATGCTTGAAGCTATGCATCAGATGCAAGATACTCCTACAGTGATACATTGTGATAACAAGTCTGCAATTTCACTATCAAAAAATTCAGTTTTTCATGGACGATTCAAGCACATTGATATTCGGTTTCACAAGATCCGAGAACTAGTAGCTGAGAAAGAAGTAGTAATCAAATATCTTCCAACTGATGAACAAGTtgcagatatttttacaaagcCACTGAAAACTGAGTTATTTTACAAGTTGAAGAAAATGCTTGGAATGGTAGAAACTTGATTTAAGGGAGGCAATGTCAGAAATAAATCAAGTAGTGTACCGCATCTTTGTTATGGGACCATATAATATCTGCTTTTGATTCACGGGTGTATCTTTCTTTGTCTTTAGGAAACATTTgctattattatattgtaattgtAGCCTATAAAAAAGGCAACTCTAATGCACTGATTAGCACAAGTTTGTCAAGTGAATCAAATATCAAACTCTTTCTCTGTTTCTTTATTTTGAGTGAGTgcatttagaaaatattaatccCACTGATATCAATAAGTAAGGAATACGGAAATATAGTTaagaaaattaatgtaattgtattaataaaataaaatagaaagtaagaattaaattagaaaaaattaattgagaaaGCTTGAAGTGTAATAAGATTTGAACGATAAATTGTGGAAACCTTTGACATTATCTGTCTCTTAGTTAGCAAACCTCATCTAAAAGGAAAATCCCTAAAAGTGGTGACTTTCGTGTCATTCTCTCCGTGATTTTCACCTTCCTTGCATCGTAATCGtgttttctctcttcattctccCTAGATCATTTACTTTCGGGTGCAACAGAGTTTGTTGAGAGAAAGGATCATTTTCTGATTCTCCTAAATCCTGGGTTAGAGATTCCATTTCccgattttctctctttttcgaTTCTTTTCccttaaatttttctttctccGGACAATTGTTTCCTTTCCGTCTCTCATCCATTCTGCTCGTCCCGAACCATCAACCTTTTTTGAAAGCAACATAACATGGGGGATTGTGAAATTATAATTGTGGCTCATGCGATAGGTATTTGTTAATTAGGTTTTTTTTACCACCTGGATATCCTGTAATTTTTAGAAGTGAGTTATGCATATAGAGGAATTGAAGGGGGGTGACATAGAAGAAGGTGAGGAGGAAAGAGGGTTGACGCTTCTGGGTTATGATGCAAAGAGGGTGTTGGTTGGAGCAGGTGCTCGTGTGCTATTCTACCCAACCCTTTTTTACAATGTTGTCAGGAATAAGATTGAGGCTGATTTTCGGTGGTGGGATAAGGTTGATGAGGTATGATATCTACTTCTGAGCTTAACTACGTATTGTATCATATTACGTTATTTTGTGTCTGTTTGTTTTCCTCTTCAATTTAGTTATGTCACAAAAACATGAAATCCAAGAAATTTAATGTATGTAGAAGGAAAAATACTTGTGggttaaaatattattccattttctttcaaaatttactaaataagccTTTTATGTGATTCTTATGCTTGAGTTTTGTCATGTATAATGTAAAGTTTAGTTGCTTTGCTCTCAGGTTTGCCTATGTCATCAATTTTGAATGTTTTACATGCACTTCGACAAATTTATAAATGTGTATATGATTATCCACTTACAGAGGGAAAGTCTAAACTTTGTCCTTTTTATTAACATTGATTGAATATGTCGACCGTGCTTGatcattttttgtttgttatggTTTTATTGAGATGGTGATGCAACTTATGGACTGGAAATCATATCTTGTGGTAACATTACCATATATGGAGAAGGGGCATTGTGGTTTACAAgattatatgtttaatatacAAACTCTTCTTAACTCATTGCATCTATAATGTGAACTCTGAAGCTATTAAATGATTGTACTTTGGCGTCGAGAGGTG contains:
- the LOC128196520 gene encoding uncharacterized protein LOC128196520 encodes the protein MATNYNIVWSGPKLDDKMDYNYWELLMSTHLKAHNIWSFIEPGLQEQANAENQRKGQLALSQIQQGIDYSIFGKIANCKTAKDAWDTLKLSYKGVEKAQKSKLQSLRREYERYDMSSSETVQQYFSRITDLVNKMRVYGEDISESKVVEKILRTMPMKFDHVVTTIIESHDTDTMTVAELQGSIESHVSRILEKTEKGAEALKSQVNFNKVAESNQEVESRGRDNFNNRGRGNFRSRGCGNLRGRGRDNFNHWRNNKFRPNNQGRDGDSFVPAHRGRGRGGYQERSNVNCFHCGKYGHRVANCKFRQQANIAENQYQDIGENSNNPQSLFLTSNNFSEDENICLATTAIFQFWEKAK